In Quercus robur chromosome 11, dhQueRobu3.1, whole genome shotgun sequence, the following proteins share a genomic window:
- the LOC126704795 gene encoding PLASMODESMATA CALLOSE-BINDING PROTEIN 3-like yields MKSHAHTLSRRLIYFSFVFFFFLVGFWFLGATWCVCKDGLSDAVLQKSLDFACGAGADCNPIHQAGSCFNPNTVKNHCSYAVNSYFQKKGEAQGTCDFAGTAAISTSDPSSTGCPYPSSASTAGTSTTPVTTTPSTTTPSTTPSTTPSTTTPSTTTPTTTTPTTTTPTTASPYTTTTPSNGVLGGIGTGIGPSGVGINTDDSHGGLRLADTTFFSFFMTILFTGLMFCWS; encoded by the exons ATGAAATCG CATGCACACACACTTTCTAGAAGGCTGATCTACTTttcctttgtgttttttttttttttggtgggattTTGGTTTTTAGGTGCTACATGGTGTGTTTGCAAAGATGGACTGAGTGACGCAGTGCTGCAGAAGTCACTGGACTTTGCCTGTGGAGCTGGGGCTGATTGTAACCCTATCCATCAAGCTGGGTCCTGTTTTAATCCCAACACTGTTAAGAACCATTGCTCCTATGCTGTTAACAGCTACTTCCAAAAAAAGGGCGAAGCTCAAGGCACCTGTGATTTTGCTGGCACTGCTGCCATTTCTACATCTGACCCTA GCAGTACTGGTTGTCCATACCCTTCTAGCGCCAG CACTGCAGGCACCAGTACAACTCCTGTGACAACAACACCATCCACCACCACACCATCAACCACACCCTCAACCACACCCTCAACCACAACTCCATCTACcaccacacccacaaccaccacgcCAACAACCACCACGCCAACAACCGCATCTCCTTACACAACAACAACACCTTCCAATGGAGTGCTAGGAGGCATTGGTACCGGCATAGGTCCATCAGGAGTTGGCATCAATACAGATGACAGTCATGGTGGGCTTAGACTTGCAGACACCacattcttctctttcttcatgACCATCTTGTTTACAGGCTTGATGTTTTGCTGGAGTTGA
- the LOC126705319 gene encoding uncharacterized protein LOC126705319, whose product MAQQSERDIIRPITIMLDGPTSYHAWSQNMTVFLKGRKLWRYVTGSIPKPVPNPKSKATAAEESSKTAVTTDDYEERLEEWESIQSKILSWFINTSIPSIHNLLPRLETAEAAWKFLADRYNCTNDSSLEFHIESKLYQMRQETGQSISDFYSQTSTMWEQLSAADPPLVCSKDIELFVKYRDRRRFMHFMMGLREDFEPTRASLLSRSPTPSLDAAVKELLSEENRRPTYHMTSSDHVLATPSPQPPIVAFTAPPRINSGRPTSQSSKGAHYKFCRAKGHDISVCRKLQKFVQEQNKTSLPQAAAVCPSDPSVPTGPSLASSLTTADIEAVVQQVLSRTSTALSVTSGSPDGSSAWDRP is encoded by the exons atggctcaacaaagtgaacgagatatcatacgtcctatcaccatcatgttggatggtcctactagctatcatgcatggtctcagaatatgaccgtctttctcaagggtcgtaaactgtggagatatgtgactggttcaattcctaagccagtaccaaaccctaagtccaaagccacagctgctgaagagtcttccaagactgctgttacaacagatgattatgaagaacgtctagaagaatgggagagtattcagagtaagatcttatcttggtttatcaatacctctattccctctattcataatcttcttcctcgtcttgaaactgctgaggctgcttggaaatttttggccgatcgatataactgcactaatgattcaagcttggagtttcacattgaatccaagctttatcaaatgcgccaagagacaggtcagtctatttctgatttttattctcagacttctactatgtgggaacaactctctgctgcagatcctccactggtgtgttctaaggacattgagctctttgtcaaatatcgggatcgccgtagatttatgcacttcatgatgggtttacgtgaggattttgagcctactagggcttctctacttagccgatctcctactccttctcttgatgctgcagtaaAGGAGCTTCTTTCTGAGGAGAATCGTCGGCCCACTTATCACATGACATCATCTGATCATGTCTTGGCTACACCCTCACCACAGCctcccattgttgcattcactgCTCCTCCGCGAATAAACTCCGGGCGTCCCACCTCTCAGTCTTCCAAAGGTGCTCACTACAAGTTTTGCCGTGCCAAAGGCCATGACATCTCTGTTTGTCGTAAGCTACAGAAATTTGTGCAAGAGCAGAATAAAACTTCTCTTCCTCAGGCAGCTGCTGTATGTCCTTCAGATCCATCGGTTCCTAcaggtccatctttggcttcctcacttactacggctgatattgaggcagttgttcaacaggttttatcccgcacttccactgccctttctgtcacctcag gatccccggacgggtcaagtgcttgggacaggccgtaa
- the LOC126707115 gene encoding receptor-like protein 7: protein MGLSISLFMLMHLLALLSLYNLMFASSSFVQPLCHDDESFALLQFKESFIIDQSASSETSAYPKVSSWKLESDDCCSWDGVGCDKDTGHVISLDLSNSCLYGSINSSSSLFRLVNLQRLNLSFNDFNHSRIPVGIRQLSNLTYLDLYGSGFAGQIPAEILQLSKLVYLQLSLNLLKLQNPGLQSLVEKFPNMEELHLSQVDISSTVPNNMANLTSLTSLVLGECGLQGEFPAGIFQLPNLQILSVWFNPDLTGYLPEFNRSRPLELLNVAGTSFYGELPDSIGDLKLLYDFDVCDCNFSGPVPSSLGNLTELINLELSDNNFNRGTLDWIGKQSKFIALGLANLNLNSGIPSFIRNLTQLTYLNLGSCNLTGHIPSWLANLTQLADLQLGSNGLHGAIPSWISRLMNLETLYLDSNYFGGIVEFDLFLKLRNLSYFKLSSNQISLLTKPSNNITFPKFQTLGLASCDLDEFPDFLKHQDELEILELSENKISGLIPNWMCNSSKKTLLSLYLSDNFLTGFSQLPVILPWTNLKDLDLSNNKLQGSLPIPPPSIITYSVSNNTLAGEIPQMICNLSSLLYLDLSYNNLSGMLPDCLGNLSFSLSILKLRRNNFHGNIPQICKKGSKLKMIDFSQNQLQGWIPRSLVSCTMLETLVLGNNQINDSFPSWLGVLPELGVLILRYNQLHGAIGKPESNFVFPNLHIIDISYNNITGKLPFEYFQIWKAMQIIGKHGQMYMQAYDKYLIPGYIVTSHYPYSMTFTNRGMETAYQRIPYILIAMDLSSNNFEGEIPELMGNLKEIQLLNLSNNLLTGSIPSSLEKLTALEALDLSQNKLSGEIPPQLTQLTFLAFFNVSNNHLIGPIPHGFQFDTFQDKSFNGNPELCGSPLPKKCGNFEDPLHHPLNQESKLLSEFGWKVVVIGYGCGFIIGVIIGQIVITRKYKWFIYLHYAVQHQIGR from the coding sequence ATGGGTTTATCAATTTCTCTGTTCATGCTCATGCACTTGCTTGCTCTACTTTCGTTGTATAATCTTATGTTTGCCAGCTCTTCTTTCGTGCAACCTTTATGCCATGATGATGAGAGCTTCGCCTTGCTGCAATTCAAGGAAAGCTTTATCATCGATCAGTCTGCATCTTCTGAAACTTCTGCTTACCCGAAGGTTTCTTCGTGGAAGCTTGAAAGTGATGATTGCTGCTCATGGGATGGTGTTGGGTGCGACAAGGACACCGGTCATGTGATCAGCCTTGATCTCAGCAATAGTTGTCTCTATGGTTCTATCAACTCCAGTAGTAGCCTTTTCCGTCTTGTTAATCTCCAGAGGCTGAATCTCTCCTTCAATGACTTTAACCACTCTAGAATCCCTGTTGGTATTAGGCAGCTTTCAAATCTAACTTATTTGGACCTCTATGGATCAGGATTCGCAGGCCAAATCCCAGCCGAAATTTTACAGCTTTCTAAGTTGGTTTATCTTCAactctctctcaatttattGAAGCTCCAAAACCCTGGCTTACAAAGCCTAGTTGAGAAGTTTCCAAACATGGAGGAGTTACATCTTAGTCAGGTTGATATATCTTCGACAGTGCCCAATAACATGGCGAACCTTACTTCTTTAACTTCTCTTGTACTTGGAGAGTGTGGTTTGCAAGGTGAGTTCCCGGCAGGAATTTTTCAACTACCAAATCTACAGATCCTCAGTGTGTGGTTCAATCCAGATCTGACTGGATATCTTCCAGAATTTAACAGAAGCAGACCCCTTGAACTCTTGAATGTTGCAGGTACGAGTTTTTATGGTGAGCTACCAGATTCAATTGGTGACCTCAAGTTGTTATATGATTTTGACGTTTGCGATTGCAATTTCTCTGGACCAGTACCATCCTCACTTGGTAATCTTACCGAGCTCATCAATCTGGAACTTTCAGATAACAATTTCAACCGTGGTACTTTGGATTGGATCGGTAAGCAATCTAAATTCATTGCGTTGGGCCTAGCGAACCTCAATTTGAATAGTGGCATCCCATCTTTTATTCGAAACCTTACCCAGCTTACATATTTAAACCTTGGTTCTTGTAATTTAACGGGCCATATTCCATCTTGGCTTGCAAACCTTACCCAACTAGCTGATTTGCAACTTGGAAGCAATGGTTTGCATGGTGCAATACCATCATGGATATCTAGGCTTATGAATCTTGAAACTCTCTATCTGGATTCTAATTACTTTGGTGGTATAGTTGAAtttgacttatttttgaaactcCGAAACCTCTCTTACTTCAAACTGTCTTCCAACCAAATTTCCTTGCTGACAAAGCCTAGTAACAACATAACTTTTCCAAAATTTCAGACCCTAGGACTGGCTTCTTGTGACTTAGATGAGTTCCCAGATTTTCTAAAACACCAAGATGAATTGGAGATTTTGGAACTTTCAGAAAACAAAATTAGTGGCCTAATACCAAATTGGATGTGTAACTCAAGtaaaaaaactcttttgagtCTTTATCTGTCTGACAATTTTCTAACAGGTTTCTCCCAACTTCCTGTTATTCTACCATGGACCAATCTAAAAGATTTGGATCTTAGTAATAACAAGCTGCAGGGATCACTTCCTATCCCACCACCTTCCATCATTACTTACTCAGTCTCAAACAACACACTAGCCGGAGAAATCCCACAAATGATTTGCAATCTAAGTTCTCTTCTTTACCTTGACTTGTCATATAACAACTTGAGTGGCATGCTTCCGGATTGTTTGGGAAACCTCAGTTTTTCCTTATCAATTCTCAAGCTAAGAAGGAACAACTTTCACGGCAACATTCCTCAAATATGCAAGAAGGGGAGCAAATTGAAAATGATTGATTTTAGTCAAAATCAATTACAGGGGTGGATACCAAGATCGTTGGTGAGCTGCACTATGTTGGAAACTCTTGTTCTCGGAAACAATCAGATAAATGATTCTTTCCCCTCTTGGTTGGGGGTTCTTCCAGAATTGGGGGTGCTTATATTACGATATAATCAACTCCATGGAGCAATAGGGAAACCCGAAAGTAATTTTGTGTTTCCAAACTTGCATATCATTGACATTTCTTACAATAACATAACTGGAAAGTTACCGTTTGAGTACTTTCAAATTTGGAAAGCCATGCAAATCATTGGTAAGCATGGTCAAATGTATATGCAAGCATACGATAAATACCTTATACCTGGATATATAGTGACATCTCACTACCCTTACTCAATGACATTCACAAACAGAGGCATGGAGACTGCATACCAGAGAATCCCATATATTCTCATAGCCATGGATCTTTCAAGCAATAACTTTGAAGGAGAAATTCCAGAACTCATGGGGAATTTGAAAGAAATCCAATTGCTCAACCTATCCAACAACTTACTCACGGGTTCTATCCCCTCATCACTGGAGAAGTTGACAGCACTAGAAGCATTGGACCTTTCTCAAAACAAGTTGTCTGGAGAGATCCCTCCACAACTAACACAGCTCACCTTCCTTGCTTTTTTCAATGTCTCTAACAATCATTTAATAGGGCCTATACCACATGGGTTCCAATTTGATACCTTTCAGGACAAGTCTTTCAATGGTAATCCTGAATTGTGTGGAAGTCCTTTGCCAAAGAAATGTGGAAATTTCGAGGACCCATTGCACCATCCTTTAAATCAAGAATCAAAGTTGCTATCTGAATTCGGCTGGAAAGTAGTTGTGATCGGATATGGTTGTGGATTCATAATTGGAGTTATTATTGGGCAAATTGTGATCACAAGGAAATATAAATGGTTTATTTATCTTCACTATGCAGTTCAACACCAAATAGGAAGATAA
- the LOC126704796 gene encoding uncharacterized protein LOC126704796 — MDNEVIEDGDDINLESFGNEIDAPPGCRDRNHSIQVEDEEDEDEDDDNDASGGAFVDAQRNGFGICIDMDNEVIENDDDINLESFGNEIDAPPGFRDRNHSIQVEDEE; from the exons ATGGACAATGAAGTGATTGAGGATGGTGATGACATCAATTTGGAATCATTTGGTAATGAAATTGATGCTCCTCCCGGATGTAGAGATAGAAATCATTCTATTCaagttgaagatgaagaagatgaggatgaggatgatgataatgatgctaGTGGTGGAGCATTTG TGGATGCACAAAGGAATGGTTTTGGAATTTGTATAGATATGGACAATGAAGTGATTGAGAATGATGATGACATCAATTTGGAATCATTTGGTAATGAAATTGATGCTCCTCCCGGATTTAGAGATAGAAATCATTCTATTCaagttgaagatgaagaatga
- the LOC126704797 gene encoding uncharacterized protein LOC126704797: MDNEVIEDDDDINFESFGDEIDAPPGFRDRNHPIQVEDEEDEDEDDDNDASGGAFEDAQRNGFGICIDMDNEVIEYDDDINLESFGDEIDAPLGFRDRNHPIQVEDEEDEDEDDDNDASGGAFGSHDDIDFNFLHNK; encoded by the exons ATGGACAATGAAGTGATTGAGGATGACGATGACATCAATTTTGAATcatttggtgatgaaattgaTGCTCCTCCCGGATTTAGAGATAGAAATCATCCTATTCaagttgaagatgaagaagatgaggatgaggatgatgataatgatgctaGTGGTGGAGCATTCG AGGATGCACAAAGGAATGGTTTTGGAATTTGTATAGATATGGACAATGAAGTGATTGAGTATGATGATGACATCAATTTGGAATcatttggtgatgaaattgaTGCTCCTCTCGGATTTAGAGATAGAAATCATCCTATTCaagttgaagatgaagaagatgaggatgaggatgatgataatgatgctaGTGGTGGAGCATTCGGTTCACATGATgatattgatttcaattttcttcataacAAATGA